A stretch of Lactuca sativa cultivar Salinas chromosome 6, Lsat_Salinas_v11, whole genome shotgun sequence DNA encodes these proteins:
- the LOC128126767 gene encoding cold shock protein 1-like codes for MPPRPRPIRRKNDTPPPPPPPQFDLVMFQAAATAVVTAAMAQVNARGAGDKVATVSETQKESGGKKKKSWNKRKATVPTTQTPTGVYAGKLPLCNKCNFHHHGSCRELSCNSCGKKGHTARYYKVPTQPTNQTAGAGAGKACYGCGEVGHFSRNCPKETTGGNIGRVLAMG; via the exons ATGCCTCCCCGACCAAGACCCATTAGAAGGAAGAACGAcactccgccaccaccaccccctcCTCAGTTCGACCTCGTCATGTTCCAGGCAGCAGCTACTGCTGTCGTgactgcagcaatggcacaagtGAACGCTAGAGGAGCCGGAG ACAAAGTGGCAACTGTTTCTGAGACACAAAAGGAAAGTGGTGGGAAGAAgaagaaatcatggaacaaacgcAAGG CTACTGTTCCAACTACCCAAACTCCTACCGGTGTTTATGCTGGGAAATTACCTttgtgcaacaagtgtaacttccatcatcacgGATCCTGCCGTGAGTTGAGTTGCAACAGCTGTGGGAAGAAGGGTCACACAGCTCGATACTACAAGGTGCCAACCCAACCCACCAACCAGACTGCGGGAGCAGGTGCTGGTAAAGCTTGTTACGGATGTGGAGAGGTTGGGCATTTCAGTAGAAATTGCCCCAAGGAAACGACTGGTGGCAATATAGGGAGAGTTTTGGCAATGGGCTAG